One Streptomyces sp. RPA4-2 genomic window carries:
- a CDS encoding pyridoxamine 5'-phosphate oxidase family protein — protein sequence MTDTSPRTDVDARYSSPGAVATPWPEAVERLAAAELYWLSTVRPDGRPHVTPLLGVWRDGALHFATGAGERKALNLAENPYVVLTTGVNTWSEGCDLVVEGEAVRVTDVARLRELAGAWEGKYGAAWRFEVREDGAFQDKYGPAFVFAVAPRTAFGFGKGEPFSQTRWRFT from the coding sequence ATGACGGACACATCACCGAGGACCGATGTCGACGCCCGCTACAGCAGTCCGGGCGCGGTCGCGACCCCCTGGCCGGAGGCCGTGGAGCGGCTGGCCGCGGCCGAGCTGTACTGGCTGTCGACGGTGCGGCCGGACGGCCGCCCCCATGTGACCCCGCTGCTGGGCGTCTGGCGGGACGGGGCGCTGCACTTCGCCACGGGGGCGGGCGAGCGCAAGGCCCTGAACCTGGCGGAGAACCCGTACGTCGTCCTCACCACCGGGGTGAACACCTGGTCCGAGGGCTGCGATCTCGTCGTCGAGGGCGAGGCGGTACGGGTGACCGACGTGGCCCGGTTGCGGGAACTCGCCGGGGCGTGGGAAGGGAAGTACGGCGCCGCGTGGCGTTTCGAGGTGCGCGAGGACGGCGCGTTCCAGGACAAGTACGGTCCCGCGTTCGTCTTCGCCGTGGCGCCGCGCACCGCGTTCGGTTTCGGGAAGGGCGAGCCGTTCAGCCAGACGCGCTGGCGTTTCACCTGA
- a CDS encoding alkaline phosphatase family protein, whose translation MSGRNVYRRRRAIVASALAFTAAAVGLWTGLGGSTTAHAAAGVPTPDHVVVVVFENHAYSQVIGSSSAPYINSLKTGGANLSQSYAETHPSQPNYYALFSGSTQGVTDDSCVRPGFSSAPNLASELIAAGKTWASYNETLPSQGSTTCSSGKYAQKHNPWFGFGNVPTSSAKTFTQFPTDYTTLPQVSFVVPNLCSDMHDCSVSSGDTWLKNNLGAYATWAKAHNSLLVVTFDEDNRLSGNKIPTVLYGQQVTAGSSSTTTYNHYDLLRTLEDMHGLPHAGNAASGKDITGIWTS comes from the coding sequence GTGTCCGGCAGAAACGTGTACCGCCGCCGCCGTGCCATCGTGGCGTCCGCCCTCGCCTTCACCGCGGCCGCGGTGGGACTGTGGACCGGGCTCGGCGGATCCACCACCGCACATGCCGCGGCCGGGGTCCCGACCCCGGACCACGTGGTCGTCGTGGTCTTCGAGAACCACGCGTACAGCCAGGTGATCGGCTCCTCCAGCGCCCCGTACATCAACTCGCTCAAGACCGGGGGCGCCAACCTCTCCCAGTCCTACGCCGAGACGCACCCGAGCCAGCCCAACTACTACGCCCTGTTCTCCGGGTCCACCCAGGGCGTCACGGACGACAGCTGCGTCAGGCCCGGCTTCTCCTCCGCGCCGAACCTCGCCTCCGAGCTGATCGCCGCAGGCAAGACCTGGGCGAGCTACAACGAGACGCTGCCCAGCCAGGGCTCCACGACGTGCAGCAGCGGCAAGTACGCGCAGAAGCACAACCCGTGGTTCGGCTTCGGCAACGTGCCGACGTCGAGCGCGAAGACCTTCACGCAGTTCCCGACCGACTACACGACGCTGCCGCAGGTCTCCTTCGTCGTCCCGAACCTGTGCAGCGACATGCACGACTGCTCGGTGTCCTCCGGGGACACCTGGCTCAAGAACAACCTGGGCGCCTACGCCACCTGGGCCAAGGCCCACAACAGCCTGCTCGTCGTCACCTTCGACGAGGACAACCGGCTCAGCGGCAACAAGATCCCCACGGTGCTCTACGGCCAGCAGGTGACGGCCGGATCCTCCTCCACCACCACCTACAACCACTACGACCTGCTGCGCACCCTGGAGGACATGCACGGCCTGCCGCACGCCGGCAACGCCGCCTCCGGCAAGGACATCACCGGCATCTGGACGTCCTGA
- a CDS encoding MFS transporter gives MYVADSRAGARAASAEGAARPRAGRRRAAVAPTVLALGTVSLITDVSSEMVTAVLPLYLVTGLGLSPLGFGLLDGIYNGFSALVRLIGGHLADRGGGRHKWVAGFGYGLSAACKPLLLLAHSLTPIGLVLAADRTGKGLRTAPRDALISLSSTPATRGRAFGVHRAMDTAGALLGPLVAFLILRATVDGYDAVFTVSFCVAVVGVLVLVLFVPGDTRTKAGARSTRSTWEATESGPPSSGENPAETTAPPTLRAALSLLATPAVRRITLCALLLGLATVSDAFVFLLLQRRLGVPDRWFALLPLGTAAAFLLLAVPLGRLADRIGSRRLFLAGHGALLLVYALLLSAWHGTALPYVVLLLHGGFYAATDGVLMAAASESVPEELRSSGLALVQTGQALARFVCSLGFGAAWTAWGDRTALTGSAVLLALGVLVSLALRPAPSEGPA, from the coding sequence ATGTACGTGGCGGACAGCCGCGCCGGTGCGCGTGCGGCGTCCGCGGAAGGCGCCGCCCGGCCCCGTGCCGGGCGGCGCCGCGCCGCGGTCGCGCCCACGGTGCTGGCGCTCGGCACGGTCAGTCTGATCACCGATGTCTCGTCCGAGATGGTCACCGCGGTGCTCCCGCTGTACCTGGTGACGGGCCTCGGCCTGTCCCCGCTGGGCTTCGGCCTGCTGGACGGCATCTACAACGGCTTCTCGGCGCTCGTCCGGCTGATCGGGGGCCATCTGGCCGACCGCGGCGGCGGCCGCCACAAGTGGGTGGCGGGCTTCGGCTACGGGCTCTCGGCGGCCTGCAAACCCCTGCTCCTGCTGGCGCACTCGCTGACCCCGATCGGCCTCGTCCTGGCCGCCGACCGCACCGGCAAGGGCCTGCGCACCGCCCCGCGCGACGCGCTGATCTCCCTGTCGAGCACTCCCGCGACGCGCGGCCGCGCCTTCGGCGTGCACCGGGCCATGGACACGGCGGGCGCGCTGCTGGGCCCGCTGGTCGCCTTCCTGATCCTGCGGGCGACGGTGGACGGCTACGACGCGGTGTTCACGGTGAGCTTCTGCGTGGCGGTGGTGGGAGTGCTGGTGCTGGTGCTGTTCGTGCCGGGAGACACCCGCACGAAGGCCGGGGCACGGTCCACGCGGTCCACGTGGGAGGCGACGGAGTCCGGGCCGCCGTCGTCCGGCGAGAACCCCGCGGAGACCACCGCGCCCCCCACCCTCCGCGCGGCCCTGTCCCTGCTGGCCACTCCGGCCGTACGCCGCATCACCCTGTGCGCCCTCCTGCTGGGGCTCGCGACGGTCAGCGACGCCTTCGTCTTCCTGCTCCTCCAGCGGCGCCTGGGCGTACCGGACCGCTGGTTCGCGCTGCTCCCCCTCGGCACGGCCGCCGCGTTCCTCCTGCTGGCCGTCCCGCTGGGCCGCCTCGCCGACCGGATCGGCAGCCGGCGGCTGTTCCTGGCCGGCCACGGCGCCCTGCTGCTCGTGTACGCCCTGCTGCTCTCGGCCTGGCACGGCACAGCGCTGCCGTACGTGGTCCTGCTCCTGCACGGCGGTTTCTACGCGGCCACCGACGGCGTGCTGATGGCCGCGGCCTCCGAGAGCGTGCCGGAGGAGCTGCGCTCGTCCGGGCTGGCCCTCGTCCAGACCGGCCAGGCGCTGGCCCGCTTCGTCTGCTCGCTCGGGTTCGGCGCCGCCTGGACGGCCTGGGGCGACCGTACGGCCCTCACCGGGTCGGCCGTACTGCTCGCGCTCGGGGTGCTGGTCTCGCTCGCCCTGCGTCCCGCTCCTTCGGAAGGCCCCGCATGA
- a CDS encoding PD40 domain-containing protein: protein MTLRTRLLVLVSALVVLAGVGTASVLHASARADRRDHAVPGGPRIAAGQVALSTRGRMIFRNMAWGPHRDELTSVPASDPSGPRTASKVKCLRFYAAGGTGVCLQSLHGPVQDTYRAVILDSRLRVTARYDVPGIPSRARVSPSGRYAAWTAFVGGDSYAGTNFSTRAAVVDTRTGRLTPSLEAFRVVKDGRTYHAADANFWGVTFAADDRTFYATLATHGSTYLVRGDLRARTLTTVHPNVECPSLSPDGTRVAYKKRVKGLPKDAPWHLYVLNLRTLRETPLAEPRSVDDQAVWRDDHTLVYALPGDYGADLYTVPSDGTGKPRRISTAAVSPAYVNRSTG from the coding sequence ATGACCCTCCGTACCCGTCTCCTGGTGCTGGTCTCGGCCCTCGTCGTGCTGGCGGGCGTCGGCACGGCGTCCGTCCTGCACGCGTCGGCCCGCGCCGACCGCCGCGACCATGCCGTACCGGGTGGCCCGCGGATCGCCGCCGGGCAGGTGGCGCTCAGCACGCGGGGCCGCATGATCTTCCGGAACATGGCGTGGGGCCCGCACCGCGACGAACTGACGTCGGTCCCGGCGTCGGACCCGTCGGGCCCCCGGACGGCCTCGAAGGTGAAGTGCCTGCGCTTCTACGCGGCCGGGGGCACGGGGGTCTGTCTGCAGTCGCTGCACGGCCCGGTCCAGGACACCTACCGGGCCGTCATCCTCGACTCCCGCCTCCGGGTGACGGCCCGCTACGACGTCCCCGGCATCCCGTCCCGCGCCCGCGTCTCCCCCAGCGGCCGCTACGCCGCCTGGACGGCGTTCGTGGGCGGCGACTCGTACGCGGGCACGAACTTCTCGACCCGCGCGGCGGTCGTCGACACCCGCACGGGACGGCTGACCCCGTCCCTGGAGGCGTTCCGCGTCGTGAAGGACGGCAGGACGTACCACGCGGCGGACGCCAACTTCTGGGGTGTCACCTTCGCCGCCGACGACCGCACGTTCTACGCGACGCTCGCCACCCACGGCAGTACGTACCTGGTCCGGGGCGATCTGCGCGCCCGCACCCTGACCACCGTCCACCCGAACGTCGAGTGCCCGTCGCTCTCCCCCGACGGCACCCGCGTCGCCTACAAGAAGCGGGTGAAGGGCCTCCCGAAGGACGCCCCCTGGCATCTGTACGTCCTGAACCTCCGCACCCTGCGCGAAACCCCTCTCGCCGAGCCCCGCAGCGTCGACGACCAGGCCGTCTGGCGCGACGACCACACCCTCGTCTACGCCCTCCCCGGTGACTACGGAGCCGACCTGTACACCGTCCCGTCCGACGGCACGGGAAAGCCGCGGCGGATCAGCACCGCGGCGGTGTCCCCCGCGTACGTGAACCGTTCGACGGGCTGA
- a CDS encoding DUF6221 family protein: protein MTDDLPAFLRVRLDEDAGVARRCGEAGFAAEWTAHEAAVDFGQGDTGGFPTMIALHVALHDPARALREVEAERRVLDRHTLSPAEEDPERPWGERDDCRFDGDLWPCDDLLDLALPYQGHPDFPERYRPNRGP from the coding sequence ATGACCGACGACCTGCCGGCGTTCCTCAGGGTGCGCCTCGACGAGGACGCCGGCGTGGCCCGGCGCTGTGGCGAGGCCGGATTCGCCGCGGAATGGACCGCGCACGAGGCCGCAGTCGACTTCGGCCAAGGGGATACTGGCGGATTTCCCACCATGATCGCGCTGCACGTGGCCCTGCACGATCCCGCCCGTGCGCTGCGCGAAGTCGAGGCCGAGCGACGTGTGTTGGACCGGCACACGCTCAGTCCGGCCGAAGAGGATCCCGAGCGCCCTTGGGGCGAGCGTGACGACTGCCGGTTCGACGGTGACCTCTGGCCGTGCGACGACCTGCTCGATCTCGCCCTCCCGTACCAGGGACACCCCGACTTTCCGGAGCGCTACAGGCCGAACCGCGGTCCGTGA
- a CDS encoding TetR/AcrR family transcriptional regulator has product MGRVSRAQAEENRQRVVATASRMFREKGTAVSIADLMKAAGLTHGGFHKQFASKEDLIGEAITHAFEEQAGHSAATAEAKAEERAVEREHEHAGEHAAARRTMIEDYLSVWHRDHAGDGCPVSGFATDLGREPEQAADVRHIYRNGVRNRAARVATGDDDGMAQLCTMVGALVLARATRGDALSEELLKAARTALLGSDTGRSEPRPPTD; this is encoded by the coding sequence ATGGGCCGGGTGTCCCGGGCGCAAGCAGAGGAGAACCGGCAGCGCGTCGTAGCCACCGCGTCCCGGATGTTCCGTGAGAAGGGCACCGCGGTCAGCATCGCCGACCTGATGAAGGCCGCCGGGCTCACCCACGGCGGCTTCCACAAGCAGTTCGCCTCCAAGGAGGACCTGATCGGCGAGGCCATCACGCATGCCTTCGAGGAGCAGGCGGGACACTCGGCGGCGACGGCGGAGGCGAAGGCCGAGGAGCGTGCCGTCGAGCGGGAGCACGAGCACGCCGGGGAGCACGCGGCAGCCCGCCGGACGATGATCGAGGACTACCTCTCGGTCTGGCACCGCGATCACGCCGGGGACGGCTGCCCCGTCTCCGGGTTCGCCACCGACCTGGGGCGCGAGCCCGAGCAGGCGGCCGACGTCCGCCACATCTACAGGAACGGGGTGCGCAACCGCGCCGCTCGGGTGGCCACCGGCGACGACGACGGCATGGCCCAGCTCTGCACCATGGTCGGAGCCCTGGTTCTCGCCCGCGCCACCCGGGGCGACGCGCTCTCCGAAGAACTGCTGAAGGCCGCGCGCACGGCCCTCCTCGGGAGCGACACCGGGCGGTCCGAACCGCGGCCGCCCACGGACTGA
- a CDS encoding MFS transporter: MPPARRNGVSEAVHRRRWAILTVLSFSLLVVMLDNSILNVAMKTIAQPAPVGLGSTQGQLEWAVNSYTLVFAGLLFTAGLLGDRLGRKKVLLFGMLVFGAGSVLSALSGSSGQLITFRAVMGFGGAFILPATLAIIMNVFEPKEQPKAIGIWTGVVGFAIAAGPIAGGVLLEHFWWGSVFLVNVPIVVAAMVAMAAIVPDSKDPRPGRLDPVGVLLSIAGLALLVYGIIKGGQLGDFTRPEAWAAILGGLAVLAGFVVYEARSDHPALDVGYFRDRRFSASVAAIGLVFFALMGVTFFSVFYNQSVRGYNVLQSGLLVVPLAVSQMFFAPRARLVVGRFGARAVCAGGLVLTAVAFAGFLLLGQDTPIWVLEVLFFLMGTGMAHVMPPATVMIMSSLPREKAGSGSAVNNTFRQVGGAMGVAVLGSLLSTTYRNGIDGRLGALPASDRHTAGESVQATLTVAEKLGPAGRSLVRPAHDAFIHAMHITAMGSAAVALVGAVVVLVFLPGKDAAVAAGGSTRRQTV; encoded by the coding sequence GTGCCGCCCGCCCGGCGGAACGGCGTTTCCGAGGCGGTGCACCGCCGGCGCTGGGCCATCCTCACCGTGCTCTCGTTCAGCCTCCTGGTGGTGATGCTGGACAACTCGATCCTCAACGTGGCGATGAAGACCATCGCCCAGCCCGCTCCCGTCGGACTCGGCTCCACCCAGGGCCAGTTGGAGTGGGCGGTCAACTCCTACACGCTGGTCTTCGCCGGACTGCTCTTCACCGCGGGCCTGCTCGGTGACCGGCTCGGCCGCAAGAAGGTGCTGCTCTTCGGCATGCTCGTGTTCGGCGCGGGATCCGTGCTGTCCGCGCTGTCGGGCTCGTCCGGGCAGCTCATCACCTTCCGCGCCGTGATGGGCTTCGGCGGCGCCTTCATCCTGCCCGCCACCCTCGCGATCATCATGAACGTCTTCGAGCCCAAGGAGCAGCCCAAGGCCATCGGCATCTGGACCGGTGTGGTCGGTTTCGCCATCGCCGCCGGCCCCATCGCCGGCGGTGTCCTGCTGGAGCACTTCTGGTGGGGCTCGGTCTTCCTGGTCAATGTGCCGATCGTGGTGGCCGCGATGGTGGCGATGGCGGCGATCGTCCCCGACTCCAAGGACCCCCGGCCCGGCAGGCTCGACCCGGTCGGCGTACTGCTGTCGATCGCCGGCCTGGCACTGCTGGTGTACGGCATCATCAAGGGCGGCCAGCTGGGCGACTTCACCCGGCCCGAGGCCTGGGCGGCGATACTCGGCGGCCTGGCGGTCCTCGCCGGCTTCGTGGTGTACGAGGCCCGCAGCGACCATCCGGCCCTCGACGTCGGCTACTTCCGCGACCGGCGGTTCTCCGCGTCCGTCGCCGCCATCGGCCTGGTCTTCTTCGCCCTCATGGGCGTCACGTTCTTCAGCGTCTTCTACAACCAGAGCGTGCGCGGCTACAACGTCCTGCAGTCCGGTCTGCTCGTGGTGCCGCTGGCCGTCTCCCAGATGTTCTTCGCCCCGCGGGCCCGGCTGGTCGTGGGCCGCTTCGGGGCCCGTGCCGTGTGCGCCGGCGGCCTCGTCCTGACCGCCGTGGCCTTCGCCGGCTTCCTGCTGCTCGGCCAGGACACCCCCATCTGGGTGCTGGAGGTGCTGTTCTTCCTGATGGGCACGGGAATGGCCCATGTGATGCCGCCCGCCACCGTCATGATCATGTCGTCGCTGCCGCGGGAGAAGGCCGGCTCCGGATCCGCGGTCAACAACACCTTCCGGCAGGTCGGCGGGGCCATGGGGGTCGCCGTCCTGGGGTCGCTGCTGTCCACCACCTACCGCAACGGCATCGACGGCCGTCTGGGCGCGCTGCCCGCCTCCGACCGGCACACCGCGGGTGAATCCGTCCAGGCGACCCTGACCGTCGCCGAGAAGCTGGGCCCGGCCGGCAGGTCGTTGGTGCGGCCCGCGCACGACGCCTTCATCCACGCCATGCACATCACCGCGATGGGGTCGGCCGCCGTCGCCCTGGTCGGCGCGGTCGTCGTACTGGTCTTCCTCCCGGGCAAGGACGCCGCCGTGGCCGCCGGCGGCAGTACCCGGCGCCAGACCGTCTGA
- a CDS encoding NmrA family NAD(P)-binding protein, with the protein MVADNLVLIPGAGGVGRTVFEHLRVQDVPVRFMVRREDERTAELRALGAEVVIGDLTRPETVAAALEGVTRMYFAMRVSPDHLLAATVVASVAREYGRLDALVDLSQMTVSQMTATSTEESHQQRLHWLAEQVLNWSGLPVVHIRPTAFLDTPLFTMLAARSIQADGTIALPFGTGRTSPVAVDDVARVIATVLRDPAPHIGRVHELTGPRSVDMTELAAEFSRALGRPVSYVDMPQDRWEAQLPRLGMPPHLEQHVATMARLHRDNRYDRTTDGVERVTGVPARSIEEFVAARKDFYLG; encoded by the coding sequence ATGGTTGCCGACAACCTTGTTCTCATCCCCGGTGCCGGCGGCGTGGGCCGCACGGTCTTCGAGCACTTGCGCGTCCAGGATGTGCCGGTGCGATTCATGGTCCGTCGCGAGGACGAACGTACGGCCGAGCTGCGGGCGCTCGGCGCGGAGGTCGTCATCGGCGACCTGACCCGGCCGGAGACGGTGGCGGCCGCGCTGGAGGGCGTGACGCGGATGTACTTCGCGATGCGCGTCTCGCCGGACCACCTGCTGGCCGCGACCGTGGTGGCCTCCGTCGCGAGGGAGTACGGGAGACTGGACGCCCTGGTCGACCTGTCACAGATGACGGTGTCGCAGATGACCGCCACCAGCACCGAGGAGTCGCACCAGCAGCGGCTGCACTGGCTGGCGGAGCAGGTACTGAACTGGTCCGGCCTGCCCGTGGTGCACATCCGGCCGACGGCGTTCCTGGACACTCCGCTGTTCACCATGCTGGCCGCGCGGTCGATCCAGGCGGACGGCACCATCGCGCTGCCGTTCGGCACCGGACGCACCTCGCCGGTAGCGGTGGACGACGTCGCCCGGGTCATCGCCACCGTGCTCCGCGACCCGGCTCCGCACATCGGGCGGGTCCACGAGCTGACCGGGCCGCGCTCGGTCGACATGACGGAACTGGCCGCGGAGTTCTCCCGGGCGCTGGGCCGTCCGGTGTCGTACGTGGACATGCCGCAGGACCGGTGGGAGGCCCAGCTCCCCAGGCTGGGGATGCCGCCGCACCTCGAACAGCACGTCGCCACCATGGCCCGGTTGCACCGCGACAACCGCTACGACCGCACGACCGACGGCGTCGAGCGCGTCACGGGGGTCCCGGCCCGGTCGATCGAGGAGTTCGTCGCCGCCCGCAAGGACTTCTACCTGGGCTGA
- a CDS encoding PPOX class F420-dependent oxidoreductase gives MTIELNDAARRLLDDVNPAVLATVNPDGSPQTSVVWVARDGDDLLLSSAAGRRKVTNVERDARVSLTVYDRADPLRYLEVRGTATVAEDPDRKLAVALAEQYEGPGAGEEYLELPPELVRVVVRITPRRLVGTFAD, from the coding sequence GTGACGATCGAGTTGAACGATGCCGCACGCAGACTTCTTGACGACGTGAATCCCGCGGTGTTGGCCACCGTGAACCCCGACGGCAGCCCGCAGACCTCGGTGGTCTGGGTCGCTCGGGACGGCGACGACCTGCTGCTCTCCTCGGCAGCCGGCCGCCGCAAGGTGACCAACGTGGAGCGCGACGCGCGGGTCAGCCTGACGGTCTACGACCGGGCCGACCCGCTGCGATACCTGGAGGTGCGCGGTACCGCGACGGTGGCCGAGGATCCGGACCGGAAGCTGGCCGTCGCGCTGGCCGAGCAGTACGAGGGGCCCGGCGCGGGTGAGGAGTACCTGGAACTGCCGCCGGAGCTGGTGCGGGTGGTCGTCAGGATCACCCCGCGACGACTGGTCGGCACCTTCGCGGACTGA
- a CDS encoding alpha/beta fold hydrolase, which yields MSGTIQHTFVTVNGVKLHVAEQGEGPLVVLLHGFPESWYSWRHQIGPLAAAGYRVVAPDQRGYARSEQPEAVEAYSLLHLTGDVIGLVDALGEEGAVLVGHDWGAPVAWATAMMRPDVVRAVAGLSVPPILPGGMPPPSITRKKFGEGYYQINFQKPGAADAALARDPAATFRRILSGASGDNPANDPPGPWIVPDGGTLLDAMPEPQQLPGWLTQADIDVFAGDYGRHGDRAFTGGLNWYRNIERNWELLAAFRGRLIEVPALYIGGDRDMVIGLRGPDATLRTVEQAAPQLWRGLILPGCGHWTQQERPDEVNQQLLSFLAQLPGPR from the coding sequence ATGTCGGGCACGATCCAGCACACGTTCGTCACGGTCAACGGCGTCAAGCTGCATGTCGCCGAACAGGGTGAGGGCCCGCTGGTCGTACTGCTCCACGGATTCCCGGAGAGCTGGTACTCATGGCGGCACCAGATCGGCCCGCTGGCCGCCGCGGGGTACCGGGTCGTCGCCCCCGACCAGCGTGGCTATGCCCGCAGTGAGCAGCCCGAAGCCGTCGAGGCGTACAGCCTGCTCCATCTCACCGGAGACGTCATCGGGCTGGTCGACGCGCTGGGCGAGGAGGGTGCCGTCCTCGTCGGCCACGACTGGGGCGCCCCTGTCGCCTGGGCGACGGCCATGATGCGCCCGGACGTGGTGCGCGCCGTGGCGGGCCTGAGCGTCCCGCCGATACTGCCGGGAGGGATGCCTCCGCCGTCGATCACCCGGAAGAAGTTCGGCGAAGGCTACTACCAGATCAACTTCCAGAAACCCGGGGCCGCCGACGCGGCGCTGGCCCGGGACCCCGCGGCCACCTTCCGCCGGATCCTCTCCGGCGCTTCGGGGGACAATCCGGCCAACGATCCGCCCGGCCCGTGGATCGTCCCCGACGGTGGCACGCTGCTGGATGCGATGCCGGAGCCGCAGCAACTGCCGGGCTGGCTCACCCAGGCAGACATCGACGTCTTCGCCGGCGACTACGGCCGCCACGGCGACCGGGCCTTCACCGGCGGCCTGAACTGGTACCGGAACATCGAGCGCAACTGGGAGTTGCTCGCGGCCTTCCGCGGCCGCCTGATCGAGGTGCCGGCGCTGTACATCGGAGGGGACCGCGACATGGTCATCGGCCTGCGCGGCCCGGACGCGACGCTGCGGACCGTCGAGCAGGCGGCACCGCAGCTGTGGCGCGGTCTGATCCTGCCCGGCTGCGGCCACTGGACCCAGCAAGAACGCCCCGACGAGGTCAACCAGCAACTCTTGAGCTTCCTGGCGCAGTTGCCCGGACCACGGTGA
- a CDS encoding TetR/AcrR family transcriptional regulator: protein MIDRPGPKRLDTGCPIDRPRRACRTKGPVRGARAGPFTCVPVTGPCNTFGSKEGLVCAYLESRSARIQDLITRTLTRFRTPRERLPGVFDAQGEMFTDPEYGCAFARATSETADNSSISRAAADYRSWLRGLLTDLAAEAGYADSESLARQLHLLFDGTGWSAAAHHRPAAKRPDQGLEPRRTKSALAGRRFRGGRPTDGPGAVRTAAGPAVDDRRPRVPRREKCR from the coding sequence GTGATCGACAGGCCCGGTCCGAAGCGCCTGGACACAGGCTGCCCGATCGATCGCCCGCGCCGGGCGTGCCGTACGAAGGGGCCGGTCCGCGGCGCGCGGGCCGGCCCCTTCACGTGTGTCCCGGTTACCGGCCCTTGCAACACCTTCGGGAGCAAGGAGGGCCTGGTCTGCGCTTACCTGGAGTCCCGCAGTGCGCGTATCCAGGACCTGATCACCCGGACACTGACCCGCTTCCGGACCCCGCGCGAGCGGCTGCCCGGCGTCTTCGACGCGCAAGGCGAGATGTTCACCGACCCCGAGTACGGCTGCGCGTTCGCGCGGGCCACCTCCGAGACGGCCGACAACAGCTCGATCAGCCGCGCCGCTGCCGACTACCGGTCCTGGCTGCGCGGCCTGTTGACGGACCTGGCAGCCGAGGCCGGGTACGCCGACTCCGAGAGCCTGGCCCGACAGCTGCATCTGCTCTTCGACGGCACGGGATGGTCCGCGGCTGCACACCACCGTCCCGCAGCGAAACGTCCTGATCAGGGACTCGAACCCCGGCGGACGAAATCCGCTTTGGCAGGACGGCGCTTCCGGGGCGGACGGCCCACAGACGGCCCAGGGGCGGTGAGGACGGCCGCGGGGCCGGCGGTCGATGACCGCCGGCCCCGCGTACCGCGTCGCGAAAAGTGCCGCTGA